ATCTAAAGTAGTAGTCTCCAGTATCATATTCCCCTTAGCCTCTTCCTTCCACTTCATACTCCGAGAATTCTTTACAAATCTCAGCCCCAAATTGGTAAATATTCACAGTTTACGGTCAAAGGCCAGCTATTAAGGTAGTCAGTCATCCTGAATTCTAAATCATCCAATGCAAACACACAGAGGCAAGAtgcttaaagattttttaatttatttattacctgTGCACAACAGAGGTAACTACCAAAAAAAACTCAAAAGatatacagtatttttacaTGGTGTTTAAAAGCAATTCGAGTATCACATGACTGTGAAAAACTAATGTTGCCAATTGCAAATCAATACATGTTAAGATCTCAGTGGAACAAACCCAAAAGCCTTAGAAGCAGTTTGAGAGCACAGGGCAGTACTCCTTAAATTTGCACAATGATTGAAGTAATTTACAGTTAATCTTCAGGAATATTGAGACAATGTTACAATCCAAGTTTCTGTACAGTTAGATTTAAAGAGATAACCAGAACAGTACTTCTAGTATATTTTAAACGAACTTGCTTAAGCTTTTTTTTGCTGAGATGGTTACCAAATAGGCTGAAAGATTCTACACCGAAAACATGtcttgtgactttttttctggcttttttggTTACTTATAATTTCATTATATTGCAATGTGTAAATTCTAGAAATGAGCTGTTTCCATTATATATACTGTGTTTATACTTTAtacaaattaaagcaaaaatggtAGATTACTCAAGTGGTATAAATCTTACAGCATTTTGCTAGCAAAAAGTACATGCTGAAATCACAATAAGCAGTATTGGTACCCACAAATTATAGCtttaatttgtttccttttaaatttgtattctACATAAATTACTACTGAAGGCTAATGTTTAAGTAGTAAATAAATTGGCCAGTTGCAGGTGAGACAAAACCTGTTCACCCAACTGCGAAAGCTGATATTGTTtcaaaaaatcacaaataatgCAAAACGAAAGAAGTGTGATGCATGCAACAACTGAGGGAAAATTCATTGATCCCCATTATTTGAAGTAAACTACTGCACTCCACCTTAAAATGCATCAGACTGATTTTAGTTATAACGAGACAATCCCAAGAGtcagaatgaaataaagcaagtattttaaagatttaagagctgttatcaaaaataaattacattttttcaagtTAAAGAAACACTGCTATGAAGGCTGAGAGCCCAGGAGCCTTTCAATAGCTGCATTGATGTCGCCTCCCGTTGCTATTAGTGCTTGCAAGTTTGCTTCACGGTTCAAAAAGCCCATTGCACTCAGCTGCTCCAGTTGTTGCTGAAATCTAACTTCTGGATTTTGTAACTGCTAAGAACAAAATTTTAAGCTATAAAACCATAATACATATTTGGCAAAGTACATGATTTAAGCATAGTTGGTCATGCAATTTCCCCTGTCTTACTAAGATCAGCCTAAACCTTTTCACGTTCCTGAAACTAGAATATGACAAAAGTTCAATTCTCTATTGAATTATACTGTATTTGTGAAGAGTATCTACACTTAAATGACATTCTTGAACTACAGGAAAAGCTGCTTGTTTGATAAAAATGGAATACAATTAAATCTGGTAAATTTATATCCTAAGaataatttcttaatattaGCTACAGATACCAATTATATGCATATTATATACTGTgtaatatatatgcatatatgtagcTATATATACGTACTATATATAgataatatacatacatatacacacacatacacaagaTATATAtagttgtggggtttttttaaacagttcaaTATAGCTATGTTGGACAGCAAGATTTTAATGATAATGCTGCTGGCAATGGTGAATGCATTAGGCTTTCTTTGCTTGGTATAAAAATCAACTCTTTTAACGTTACAAGTATTTGTTGATTAAAGTTACCAGAATTCTAACTATTAGAAAGCTTCAGCATAAAGCAAACTGACAGCTTTTATAGACTGATCCTGTGCATGTGGCAAAATTCTTCTAATTCAAttcaaaggcatttttcagttagaaaaattatatgaaaataacaTGCTGGATTAATACCAAGACAGTTTTTGTAATCAATGAGAATTTAgatattaaacaaaatttttGCAACTACTGCTAattgtatttttgttcaaaTTCAACAATTTCATCCATGAAGAAGTTACTACCAGTAATGGCTCCAAACCAGTACAAAGTAAAGACATAACCTGACTCTTAAGAATTCACCTCACTGGCACCATCTCTGCCACCACCTGCTTCCCCTAAACACAACTAAGCAGAATACTCCATCAGTAGCCTAGCACATGACAGCGTAACAAGGTACACTGCAGCCTAGACCTGCAGGATGTCCATGAAGCATACAACAAATTCAGGCcccaaaaaaatgaagtgtggCTATTCCAAAGCCTACAACAGAGACTTAGTCACAGCTGCAGagtaacaacaaaaagcacagagatgATTGTTTTCATCAAGCTTAAGCTCTTTCCTGAGCCCACCTTTCATTTGTCAATGAACCTCACCACCTCAATTTGCATCTTTCCAGGCATTTTAGAAATTCAGGGCTATGAAgatgagcattaaaaaaaaaaaaaaattcctgttCAGAGGACACTTTTACTCAAATTTGATGTTTTTCAACTATTTACTTGCACAGCTGCAACACCACTTTTAAgccacttctgctttcttttggcCATAATTATTCTGAGCTCTTCTTTCAATTCTAAGACTTCTTTTTGGTGgtttaaagtgaaaaatgatataatcaataataattaaaaaaaaaaaaaagaagaatatagtGATCTACATTACCTGAGCATTTGCACCAGCAAGTGCCTGCAACATCTGTTGAACAAACTGCTGGTGACTGGGTTCAGTAGATCCTGATGCTGGACTTGTATTTTCACTGGGAACAGAACTAGAAACAGTGGACCCTGTAGGAGCTCCTGTGCTTCCCAGTCCACCTAAACCAGGATTAAATCTGCacaaatgacagaaagaaatacCTCACTTGAATAATAAACACAAGCATAATTATAATGTCTCTTCTGATCCTAAACTTAATAACCAAGTAAAAATACTGCCAAATATAGAGTGGCTAACAATTTAAGTAGCATACTAAGACAAAGACCATAGCCATCACTGTTTAAAAATGCACTGCAGACAAAATCATGAAAAGATTCCAAAACAAGTTTAGTGAaactaaacttaaaaaaaaaaaaaaaaaaaaaaaaaaaggcaaaacaaagtcTTTATACGTGATAATCTCTACATGTAAAAAGAAGGAACAATACAGTACAAGAGAGGAGTTCTTGTCTAAACTTGAAAGACCAATTCTCACCCGGGTATAAGTCCTGGTGCTTCTGTTGCTAGTGTCTGCAAGCCCTGCTGAATCTGTAGCAAAGCCTGCATTGCTCTAGGGTTTGACATAGCTGATAATGTGTCAGGATTCTGCATctaagaaaaggagagaaacttGTAACTGAATCATATACAGATgttcaatgttattttttgatCACAGATGTTTTATAGAATCTGACATTCTTTCCAGTTGTTTTTCAACTTGAAATTTGAATATTTACATGAAATCCTTCAGGTACGTTATCATTTTTTTGGTAGAACTTCCACTGAAGGTCATCGATGAACTCTCTAGAGATGGACAAAGCCTTCCAAATAAGGAGTACAccaggaaaagtatttttcgTTACTTCTAGCAGACTATCACCTTTGAAGCCCATAGGATTGTATTTGTCCATCATAATTCTAGGGTTAGTCTCTGTTTCATACTACTGGTGAGCAACAACACCGAATACAATGAAACTCAGCAAAAAGATATCTaataaaaagatgtatttcCCTTTCCTAGCTAAATTCAGACCAGAGCAATAAGATCATGATAGCTTGTGCATGTGTTGATACTTTTAATGACCTTGCCGACTgtagaaatataaatacatacagtaCAAGATAAACCAGCAACCAAATGCACAGCATTAAAGAGCCCTCACTCTACTGTGACTTCAACTAAGAAGTGACTTTCACATCCACAGATGataaaaaatgcaattccttttgatttctgaaatgtCCAGAAACCAGCCTACTTTagataaaaatttaaaactgcGGGCTTATGCTCACCTCTGCTTAGAGATGCCACCCACAAGTAAAAAGCTATTTGTTTCAGTCACAAGTGACGCAATCTTAGTACGAAGACTTAATTCAAACAGCAGACAGGCTGATTAATCTTAGCAGCCTTCACTTGGCAACTAGACCAAATTCCTTctgctgcaaaaacattttagattaACAAATAACTGCACATATTACGGTCAAAATTCCTCTGGTCCAGGGCAGAATTGCAGCAAATCTGTCTGGAATATGGGTGTGTAACAAGACACAGCCATCTATTAACACCCTGCATTCCTCTCTTGGATTTTTATATTTGTGATAGCTAGAAGTCAGAGAATAACTAAGCATATAGCTGGCAAAGTCTACCCAAGTCTTCAAAAACATTCTGGGTCCCCCAAAGTAAGTTGCTGCCATCACTGTAAGAAAACAATCTATAAACTGTGAATTGCTGTCCAATATTCAGAGTTGTTTATACAGAAAATGGTGTCCCGATGATTTTCAGAACACTTAGGTGATCATATCTCTACTAGTGTTACTAATTCCAGACGTTGAGGAGCAATTCTTGTTAAGACTCATAAAAGCTGCCAGTGGAGTATCTCACAGATGAATTTTCCTAGTTTTGCAGGTAATTGCCCATTATTGCCAAAGATGTGTTTCCATTATACTCAGAAACATTTCATGGTTACTGTCCCCTAGCCCCATCATATAATGCCAACAGGCAAGTGAGGAAGTACAAACTGAAATATTGTCAACATTCTGAGAttaacacagatattttttcagtttagttCATCTGCTAATGCTATCCATCATCTGACACAACATAGTGAGAACTAAGAAGCGGCTGTATCTACACTGTGAACATGGTGTGGATACTGATGTAAAGAGAGATCAAAGgaacagaaatcacagaattatagaaatGATTCCTGCTGTGTCTTCGCTAACTAGCATTTATTTGTGGATTTCAAAATATAAGCGTGGTATTAGCTTCTCACATACTGAGTCATCACAACATAGTGACATCATGAAACATCACAACCATTCATGTAGTTAAAACAATTTAACTAGTTTCTTCTGAGCACTGAACTTGCTACTGTAATTCACGTGTCTTAATTTGACTCATAACACTGCCTGCTTGCAGTAAGATCTTACcaatatgcatttatttactcCAATTCACAGGGATAAACTAACATGGGATAAATGTAGTGTCTAGAGAACGTATGTAACAGTCTTTTAGCCAAATAAGAAAGGACAACagcttactgaaaaaaatcacccaCTGAGTTGTGACATTTATTATTAACAAGTATCTCATCTTACTTGCTGAAGGAAAGTAGGAAGCTGTTGTCTCATTTGTTCCTGAAGCTGAGGATTTCCAGCAAATAAAGGATTATTCAACATCATCTACGGGACAAAAATGTTTAACATTAAAGACCAAACAGTAGAAACCAGTAGGCTTTAAGACAATTACTTACCACATATAAATCACAGAGAGGATGGTAATCATCTATGAAAATGACCTCACAGAAAAATCATCTGCTACTACTTTGACCAGAATTCATTATAAACCACCAACATGAAAACAACGTAGGGATTTgtattattctttatttaatctttttaagcaaaaatactGCCAAATACTTGGCAAGACAACCTAACTTTTACCACAAGACAATCCTTTTCTGCTCATGTCCACTACATATTTAAACGACACAGTTTCTCTGTAAACATCATCGGCACAAAGTCAGGCATATTTTCCAAGCCAGTATTTCTTAGGTAAAGTGATTTCTGTTCTGTGAGTTCAGCATTTGACTTTGGATATTATTGCTCAAACTAAAGTTTGGAAGCACTTCTGTACCATTCACAGAACAGCAGTATCTGTACTTCTATAGCAAGCAACAGTCacaggtaagaaaataaaaccagaataaCACCTAAAACTGGCATCAACACCTCCCCTTCACTTCTCTCAGCCTAGTGCTGTATTTATTTGCTAGCAGATCTATCTCCTGTAACtccttaatttgttttatttaactgtCTCTTAAGCAAGGTCACAAGTTTAGGGCTGTACACAACATACACAAACTTACAAGTTACTTCAAAAGAATGTCTGCAGATTTCTACTACAAATTCACAGAACTCACTGCGACGGATTGTTAAAGGTAACCAGGTAATAATTTCATTGAGCTAGGCATTGACATACTTCAAGAACTGTGCCATTCACTGCAGACAGTTACTGAATCTGGTCAATACATACCTATCACAGAttcaactgggaaaaaaagaaaaaaagaaacttaaatgCATGCGTTACTATCTGAGATGCATTTACCTGTACTGCAAGATCAGGATTCTGGCTTAATGACTGCATCATGCTTCTCATATAGGGTGCAGACAACATGTTCTGCATCAGTTGTGGGTTTTCTGTTATCTGCTGTAATAAGCTCTGCATTCCTGGTGTGTTGAACAtaccagcttaaaaaaaaaagtacaaggaCACTTTTGTAAGCACCATATCAAATGAATTAGACTAATTAAAACCAAGAATCAACCACTTGATTTCTACAAGTTTTAATCACTGAAACGTAACTCTGTGTGGTTTTGCTTACACAGATGCATACTAGAAATATGTTAAGAAAAAGGCTGCATCCAACAAGCAGTCCCACCAGGCATTTAAATTATTaactgttttcctgtttgtctccaaacaagaaaaatactatCACTCATCTAAAGATTCCCCACCTTTGTTATTTTAAGGCAATACCCATGTATTATCACTCTTAGTTtacttttcatgtttgtttttgtacagAGGACTTTGACACTAGTCAAATGTTCTACTAAAACAAACTgtaataaaaactttaaatcCAAATCTTTCTAATAAATGTATCATTTCAGCAAATTCTGCAGTATTTGTAAATACACATAACTACAATAATAGACACACCTCCTAATCCAGGTCCCAAATTTGGTATGGTTGAGCTCTGTCCCGTACTGCCAGAGTTGCTATTTCCAACAGTACTACTGCCACCACTCTCACCGCTGTTGCTGGTATTTGTTGTGGAACTCTGAGAACTGGACTGAGGAGCCCAGGGATTTGGTAAAGGATCTCTATTTTCTGTACGAGATGGCTGACTGTCCCCTCCTGATGATGCATTGCTTACTAAAGAAGCAAATGGGTTACCTCCAAActacagaggaaggaaaagcaaacatatCATCTACAAAAGCCAACTGTTTAAAGTCCACTATAAATGGCAGGTTACCTTTCCAAATACAAACATGAAGATACATGTTGATGGCTCTTGACTGGTTATACTCACCCACCTAAAGTAACTCATTGTAAGTACTCTTAAGACTCCAACATTAAGAAACGCGAgcatctccaaaaaaaaaaaaaaaaaaaaagaaaatcccatttctttcagaaagcagtgTTTCTACTACACTAGTATTTTGATCACAGTAAGACCACCTCCTGTATAGCAGCTTCCAACTTCATCTTAGGTTCCAAGTCACTAAACAGGCCATTACAATTTTCCTAGACCTCATAATTTTACAAGTCAAAGAAGTAAAGCAATTTTGATTTTTGTAGTAACTTAACATAGAAAttcattaactttaaaatagCTTCTTGGACCCACAAAactttatctgtatttcttcagtttcagaaagGCACGGAATTTGTGAACATCTTTCCTCTGAAGAGAGAAGATGCTACATAGTGAATTCAAGCTTATAGAAATGCTTTGCCAAGTACACACTTGAAAAGTTACATTgtttatattctttcattttggaaaaatattttccctcagAGGCATTTGTAATCTTTTCTcacctgttcctgtgctgcaTTCAACATTGGCTCCTGAATATCTGTGTACATACGTCGCAAAGCATTGTATCCACCTGGTATACTTTCAAGGTTGCTCAAGGCTCGGTCTTGGTTTCGCATCATTTCCTGCATCATTGCAGGGTTTCTAGCAAGTTCTAGTGTCTAAGGAAGTGGAACGTTTAATCTGTATTAATAAGAAATCCATTCTAAAGTGAAAACGTCAGCATTTGGCAGTATCTCAGTTACTAATATCTATTCTTGCTATGTCATTCAGTTACACAATAATGAAACGTCATGAACTTACAGAGATCTTTCTACATACCTGTCGCATTATATCTGGATTATTCAGCATATGACTGATCTCCGGATTTCTCTGTATCAGTTGCTGCATTTGAGGGTTAGCCATAATTAACTGCCTCATCAAGTCAGGATTTGAAAGCATGCTCTGAACGAATGGGTTTTCCATTATCTGAACCATCATTTCTGGGTTGGACATAAGTTGCCGCTGCATCTGACTTTGCAACTCTGAAAAGTTTGATGTATTTAAACCCAGGGTACTCAGACCTGCCAAACCTCCAAGGCCACCtttaggggaggaaaaaatgtaactgAGCTTTCAGTTTCTGGTATACTTTTAAACACAACCATGttctttcaaaatgcaaaatacttgaACATATCCcacacttcaaaataaatgcaatagtCCATCTTCATGAGCCTGATGAAGTCATCCACTTAATTTGCTTCTTTAAATAACAAGACACCtgaaaaaatgttcaaattGCATTGAAATATAACTTGTTAGAGGCCTTTGGAGTTTTCCCCTCTAACATGTTCCAGTGCATTTCTAATAATCATTTATTCATCTCCTCTTGTTTACAATATAACCAAGAGACCTCCTGTGAGATAcgttcatctgattcgtgttagtatggaacagtgctggggccgcatggtatgatgaatgtgaccttctgtcttacgtacccttgtataaccacaagtctaagaaaaacagaatggttaatgtatatagttcttgtaccttgcaaaggaatattttaacacgtgaagtgtcaatagagagctatttgtatttgtatgttctttctttgaagtctctgatgtctgggggtttcagaacaactgctaacaactagtaactgttatggcttctgaatgggaca
The sequence above is a segment of the Aythya fuligula isolate bAytFul2 chromosome Z, bAytFul2.pri, whole genome shotgun sequence genome. Coding sequences within it:
- the UBQLN1 gene encoding ubiquilin-1 isoform X2, producing the protein MSESAESPAGRRSPPGSPGQGQGQGQGPGQGPAEPRIIKVTVKTPKEKEEFAVAETSSVRQFKEEISKRFKSHTDQLVLIFAGKILKDQDTLTQHGIHDGLTVHLVIKTQNRSQDHTAQQTNTAGSTATTSTSSSSTSTTASTNSNPFGLGGLGGLAGLSTLGLNTSNFSELQSQMQRQLMSNPEMMVQIMENPFVQSMLSNPDLMRQLIMANPQMQQLIQRNPEISHMLNNPDIMRQTLELARNPAMMQEMMRNQDRALSNLESIPGGYNALRRMYTDIQEPMLNAAQEQFGGNPFASLVSNASSGGDSQPSRTENRDPLPNPWAPQSSSQSSTTNTSNSGESGGSSTVGNSNSGSTGQSSTIPNLGPGLGAGMFNTPGMQSLLQQITENPQLMQNMLSAPYMRSMMQSLSQNPDLAVQMMLNNPLFAGNPQLQEQMRQQLPTFLQQMQNPDTLSAMSNPRAMQALLQIQQGLQTLATEAPGLIPGFNPGLGGLGSTGAPTGSTVSSSVPSENTSPASGSTEPSHQQFVQQMLQALAGANAQLQNPEVRFQQQLEQLSAMGFLNREANLQALIATGGDINAAIERLLGSQPS
- the UBQLN1 gene encoding ubiquilin-1 isoform X3, giving the protein MSESAESPAGRRSPPGSPGQGQGQGQGPGQGPAEPRIIKVTVKTPKEKEEFAVAETSSVRQFKEEISKRFKSHTDQLVLIFAGKILKDQDTLTQHGIHDGLTVHLVIKTQNRSQDHTAQQTNTAGSTATTSTSSSSTSTTASTNSNPFGLGGLGGLAGLSTLGLNTSNFSELQSQMQRQLMSNPEMMVQIMENPFVQSMLSNPDLMRQLIMANPQMQQLIQRNPEISHMLNNPDIMRQFGGNPFASLVSNASSGGDSQPSRTENRDPLPNPWAPQSSSQSSTTNTSNSGESGGSSTVGNSNSGSTGQSSTIPNLGPGLGAGMFNTPGMQSLLQQITENPQLMQNMLSAPYMRSMMQSLSQNPDLAVQMMLNNPLFAGNPQLQEQMRQQLPTFLQQMQNPDTLSAMSNPRAMQALLQIQQGLQTLATEAPGLIPGFNPGLGGLGSTGAPTGSTVSSSVPSENTSPASGSTEPSHQQFVQQMLQALAGANAQQLQNPEVRFQQQLEQLSAMGFLNREANLQALIATGGDINAAIERLLGSQPS
- the UBQLN1 gene encoding ubiquilin-1 isoform X1, with the translated sequence MSESAESPAGRRSPPGSPGQGQGQGQGPGQGPAEPRIIKVTVKTPKEKEEFAVAETSSVRQFKEEISKRFKSHTDQLVLIFAGKILKDQDTLTQHGIHDGLTVHLVIKTQNRSQDHTAQQTNTAGSTATTSTSSSSTSTTASTNSNPFGLGGLGGLAGLSTLGLNTSNFSELQSQMQRQLMSNPEMMVQIMENPFVQSMLSNPDLMRQLIMANPQMQQLIQRNPEISHMLNNPDIMRQTLELARNPAMMQEMMRNQDRALSNLESIPGGYNALRRMYTDIQEPMLNAAQEQFGGNPFASLVSNASSGGDSQPSRTENRDPLPNPWAPQSSSQSSTTNTSNSGESGGSSTVGNSNSGSTGQSSTIPNLGPGLGAGMFNTPGMQSLLQQITENPQLMQNMLSAPYMRSMMQSLSQNPDLAVQMMLNNPLFAGNPQLQEQMRQQLPTFLQQMQNPDTLSAMSNPRAMQALLQIQQGLQTLATEAPGLIPGFNPGLGGLGSTGAPTGSTVSSSVPSENTSPASGSTEPSHQQFVQQMLQALAGANAQQLQNPEVRFQQQLEQLSAMGFLNREANLQALIATGGDINAAIERLLGSQPS